In Persicimonas caeni, a single window of DNA contains:
- a CDS encoding YciE/YciF ferroxidase family protein, with protein sequence MVFGKKKQHIDNLNDLYSQQLQEQYSVENEYLDLLADLNETASLANLKEALVEERRRTEQHRETIERICRRRNLDPEGHSSKGMKALTKSVGDAIDVDGEPAVRDLVIMTLLRRVKQFEGSGFEMLRTYADKLGFDEDARDHQKMVEEENVATAQLADVADNKILKGLKTYD encoded by the coding sequence ATGGTTTTTGGAAAGAAGAAGCAACACATCGACAACCTCAACGACCTGTACAGCCAGCAGCTCCAGGAGCAGTACTCGGTCGAAAACGAGTACCTCGACCTGTTGGCGGATTTGAACGAGACCGCCTCACTGGCCAATCTCAAGGAAGCGCTGGTCGAAGAACGCCGGCGTACCGAGCAGCATCGCGAGACCATCGAGCGCATCTGCAGGCGCCGAAATCTCGACCCAGAGGGGCACTCCTCGAAGGGGATGAAGGCGTTGACCAAGTCGGTGGGCGACGCCATCGACGTCGACGGGGAGCCGGCGGTGCGCGACTTGGTCATCATGACGCTGCTTCGTCGCGTCAAGCAGTTCGAGGGGAGCGGCTTCGAGATGCTCCGCACCTACGCCGACAAGCTCGGCTTCGATGAGGACGCGCGCGACCACCAGAAGATGGTCGAAGAGGAAAACGTGGCCACCGCTCAGCTGGCAGACGTCGCCGACAACAAGATCCTCAAAGGACTCAAGACCTACGATTGA
- a CDS encoding roadblock/LC7 domain-containing protein: MDPITIASLVGTGLVCGLGGFVVGTRRDGSSEQTPAAPTRPPKDPRVDELTHENNMLRKLTGLGTPRRMLSAEVLGEHHDFLERQLAELVSCNHVRAAAFFDADGLVVAGQDRTPDVRMLASVFATALSLRVRNESFRRIDWVDSGGHRFEFHALGDNGRLFLGVWAVSAEVPRSAVARIRYACAGLTGEGTSSAKVSQTVRADGTRWEELFEPFTSAMDVIQIGVVTPDGKTASLAASGSTPLTDDLRSVASRLDRLGHRSEAFDVGDTEYLVFTSPGGRRFGFHPLETSDGRVAFLYLETPADQDYPEQRMRKWLGQLAWRLPRVEFESGEPDTPDRQPAQQSSGGQ; the protein is encoded by the coding sequence ATGGATCCCATCACCATTGCTTCACTCGTAGGGACCGGGCTGGTCTGCGGACTGGGCGGCTTCGTCGTCGGGACGCGCCGCGACGGCTCGAGCGAGCAGACGCCTGCCGCCCCCACACGACCCCCGAAAGACCCGCGCGTCGATGAGTTGACGCACGAGAACAACATGCTGCGCAAGCTCACCGGGCTGGGCACGCCGCGGCGAATGCTTTCTGCGGAGGTGCTCGGCGAGCACCACGACTTTCTCGAGCGTCAACTCGCCGAGCTTGTCTCGTGCAATCACGTGCGCGCGGCGGCGTTCTTCGACGCCGATGGGCTCGTCGTCGCCGGTCAGGACCGAACACCGGACGTTCGGATGCTCGCCTCGGTCTTTGCGACTGCGCTGAGCTTGAGGGTACGCAACGAGTCGTTCCGGCGCATCGACTGGGTCGACTCGGGCGGGCATCGCTTCGAGTTCCACGCTCTCGGCGACAACGGACGGCTCTTCCTGGGCGTCTGGGCGGTCAGCGCGGAGGTGCCGCGCTCGGCCGTGGCGCGTATTCGGTACGCCTGCGCCGGACTGACCGGTGAGGGCACTTCGTCGGCGAAGGTGTCTCAGACCGTGCGGGCTGACGGCACGCGTTGGGAGGAGCTCTTCGAGCCGTTCACCTCGGCGATGGACGTCATCCAAATCGGCGTGGTGACGCCGGACGGAAAGACCGCCTCGCTGGCCGCGTCGGGCTCGACGCCCCTCACCGACGACTTGCGCAGCGTCGCCAGTCGCCTCGACCGCCTGGGCCATCGCTCCGAAGCGTTCGACGTGGGTGACACCGAGTACCTGGTGTTCACGTCCCCGGGCGGCCGGCGTTTTGGCTTCCACCCGCTCGAGACCTCCGATGGTCGGGTCGCGTTCCTCTACCTCGAGACGCCCGCCGACCAAGACTATCCCGAGCAGCGCATGCGCAAGTGGCTGGGTCAGTTGGCCTGGCGTCTGCCCCGGGTCGAGTTCGAGTCCGGCGAGCCAGATACGCCCGATAGGCAACCTGCCCAACAGAGCAGCGGAGGTCAGTAA
- a CDS encoding alpha/beta hydrolase, with protein sequence MSIANHDIISQRYFFPQRHPLPGAKMVDVGEAKLACDAHDAGHDLTLVHFHGNGEIVGHYVPGFAETLADLGVNSFFAEYRGYGGSTGVPRLGAMLEDVSAIRDAVGKPDDKLVVFGRSIGSIYAIEFAARYPDIAGLVLESGIADVLERILLRASPSELGSSLEAMQEEFGRLFDHEQKLGQYTGPTLVLHTEHDHLVDKTHAERNAAWAGGDAELVMFERGDHNSIYGANRHAYLQALRAFFEMVA encoded by the coding sequence ATGAGCATCGCCAACCACGACATCATCTCACAACGCTACTTCTTTCCGCAGCGCCATCCGTTGCCCGGCGCCAAGATGGTGGACGTCGGCGAGGCCAAGTTGGCCTGCGACGCGCACGACGCCGGCCACGACCTGACGCTCGTGCATTTCCACGGCAACGGCGAGATTGTCGGCCACTATGTGCCCGGCTTTGCCGAGACGCTAGCCGACCTGGGCGTCAACAGCTTCTTCGCCGAGTACCGCGGCTACGGCGGCTCGACCGGCGTGCCCCGGCTGGGCGCCATGCTCGAAGACGTGTCAGCGATTCGCGACGCCGTTGGCAAACCGGACGACAAGCTCGTCGTCTTCGGACGCTCCATCGGCTCCATCTACGCCATCGAATTCGCGGCGCGGTATCCCGATATCGCGGGCCTGGTGCTCGAAAGCGGCATCGCAGACGTGCTAGAGCGCATCTTGCTGCGAGCTTCTCCCAGCGAACTCGGCAGCTCCCTCGAGGCGATGCAGGAGGAGTTCGGCCGGCTCTTCGACCACGAGCAGAAGCTCGGCCAGTACACCGGTCCGACGCTCGTTCTGCACACCGAGCACGACCACCTCGTCGACAAAACCCACGCCGAGCGCAACGCGGCGTGGGCCGGCGGAGACGCCGAGTTGGTGATGTTCGAGCGCGGCGACCACAACAGCATCTACGGCGCCAATCGCCACGCCTACTTGCAGGCGCTGCGTGCGTTCTTCGAGATGGTAGCTTAG
- a CDS encoding zinc-binding dehydrogenase, translating into MIYGFHTMMPRRGGKPNWLKLISGWLRTPRFNPLDMTNAGKSVLAFNLSYLFDRTDMLAEAVDDLQRWIGEGSIKPAPVTTYPLQEVGRAHADIESGQTVGKLILVPE; encoded by the coding sequence GTGATCTACGGGTTCCACACGATGATGCCCCGCAGGGGCGGCAAGCCCAATTGGCTCAAGCTCATTTCGGGGTGGCTTCGCACCCCGCGCTTCAACCCACTCGACATGACCAACGCGGGCAAGAGCGTGCTGGCCTTCAACCTGAGCTACCTCTTCGACCGCACCGACATGCTCGCCGAAGCCGTCGATGACCTGCAGCGCTGGATCGGCGAGGGCTCGATCAAGCCGGCTCCGGTCACCACGTACCCGTTGCAGGAGGTCGGCCGCGCCCACGCCGACATCGAGTCCGGGCAGACGGTGGGAAAGCTCATTCTGGTCCCCGAATAG
- a CDS encoding type 1 glutamine amidotransferase domain-containing protein has product MANRLENKKIAMLAANGFEQVELEEPMKALRNEGAEAVLVSPESDKVKGWQHDHWGDEFDVDLELNKADAGDFDGLLIPGGQMNPDFLRANDKAVDFVRAFFEQHKPVAAICHGPWMLVEADVARGRTLTSYNSIKTDLKNAGANWVDEEVVVDEGLVTSRNPGDLEAFCAKMVEEFCEGKHAEQTTGEQESFRRQRGGPDSGDRPQVR; this is encoded by the coding sequence ATGGCCAACCGACTGGAGAACAAAAAAATCGCGATGCTCGCGGCCAACGGCTTCGAGCAAGTCGAGCTCGAAGAGCCGATGAAGGCGCTGCGCAATGAGGGCGCCGAGGCGGTGCTCGTCTCGCCGGAGTCCGATAAGGTCAAAGGCTGGCAGCACGACCACTGGGGCGACGAGTTCGACGTCGACCTCGAACTGAACAAGGCCGACGCCGGCGACTTCGACGGCCTGCTCATCCCCGGCGGCCAGATGAACCCGGACTTCTTGCGCGCAAATGACAAGGCGGTCGACTTCGTGCGCGCCTTCTTCGAGCAGCACAAGCCGGTGGCGGCCATCTGCCACGGCCCCTGGATGCTCGTGGAGGCCGACGTCGCCCGCGGCCGCACCCTCACCTCGTACAACTCGATCAAGACCGACCTGAAGAATGCCGGCGCGAACTGGGTGGACGAAGAGGTCGTGGTCGACGAGGGCCTCGTCACCAGCCGCAACCCGGGTGACCTCGAGGCGTTCTGCGCCAAGATGGTCGAGGAGTTCTGCGAGGGAAAGCACGCCGAGCAGACCACCGGCGAGCAAGAGAGTTTCCGGCGTCAACGCGGCGGTCCTGACAGCGGTGACCGACCGCAGGTGCGCTGA
- a CDS encoding LVIVD repeat-containing protein, whose protein sequence is MVAEGQHLYVAPAKRGDPLEVLDISDPAAVRTVSSYELRWPVFDIATTRQRLYLSEEASSDFRVLDASDPSRLTELTTLEISAVETARLTASEDYVYYSSSRGGLFFLDARTPDAAVRALAVNTGGVVSDEKPVVVSDDLVYVETDEGLSIFDLCKTTSSP, encoded by the coding sequence ATGGTGGCTGAAGGTCAGCATCTATACGTCGCCCCCGCCAAAAGAGGCGACCCGTTGGAGGTCCTCGACATCAGCGACCCGGCGGCGGTCCGCACGGTAAGCAGTTATGAGCTTCGGTGGCCGGTTTTTGATATCGCCACGACCCGTCAGCGCCTCTACCTCTCCGAAGAAGCCAGCAGTGATTTTCGCGTGCTCGACGCCTCCGACCCGTCGCGTCTGACAGAGCTCACCACCTTGGAGATCTCGGCGGTTGAGACCGCGCGGCTCACGGCCAGCGAAGACTACGTATACTATTCATCGAGCAGAGGCGGTCTCTTCTTTCTCGACGCACGCACTCCCGACGCCGCCGTACGCGCACTCGCCGTAAACACCGGTGGGGTGGTCAGCGATGAAAAACCGGTGGTGGTCTCCGACGACCTCGTTTACGTAGAAACAGACGAAGGACTCTCCATTTTCGACCTGTGTAAGACGACCTCGTCGCCGTGA
- a CDS encoding PCC domain-containing protein, whose product MKTIAIRLEPGADLRRELRTLCEARHIDAACVVTCVGSLRKAAVRYADAPDAELLDGPFEIVSMEGTVSRHGCHFHVALSDTDGRMVGGHLKDGSEVHTTAEIVVGVLDGVVFDRAPDELTGYDELVVRERDVLSEEGNEGEVPDLSDVHEYNRQAWNRQVREGNRWTVPVDADEVERARNGQVDILLTPTKFVPADWLGELDGADVLCLAGGGGQQGPILAAAGANVTVFDASDAQLERDREVAEREGLELRTVRGDMRDLSVFDDASFDLIVHPCSNVFVEEIRPVWREAYRVLRPGGELLSGFTNPITYCFEWASVEAGDPQIRYGLPYRTADHLDGAFEAKSVADGDPLEFSHTLEDQLGGQIDAGFAIVGYYADKWGSGDFPDPYFDGFAATRALKLRR is encoded by the coding sequence ATGAAAACCATCGCCATTCGCCTCGAGCCCGGCGCCGACCTGCGCCGCGAGCTGCGCACGTTGTGCGAGGCGCGTCATATCGACGCCGCCTGCGTCGTCACTTGTGTCGGGAGCCTTCGTAAAGCTGCGGTGCGCTACGCCGATGCGCCCGACGCCGAACTCCTCGACGGCCCCTTCGAAATTGTGTCGATGGAGGGCACCGTGTCGCGCCACGGGTGTCATTTCCACGTGGCGCTGTCGGACACCGACGGCCGGATGGTCGGCGGCCATCTCAAAGACGGCTCGGAGGTTCACACGACCGCCGAGATCGTCGTCGGCGTGCTCGACGGGGTGGTCTTCGACCGCGCGCCGGACGAGCTGACCGGCTACGACGAGTTGGTGGTGCGGGAGCGGGACGTACTTTCAGAGGAGGGTAACGAAGGCGAGGTACCCGATTTGTCGGACGTCCACGAGTACAACCGCCAGGCGTGGAATCGGCAGGTGCGCGAGGGCAATCGTTGGACGGTGCCGGTGGACGCCGACGAGGTCGAGCGCGCCCGCAACGGGCAGGTCGATATCTTGCTCACGCCCACCAAATTCGTGCCCGCCGATTGGCTCGGCGAGCTCGACGGGGCCGACGTCTTGTGCCTCGCCGGAGGCGGCGGCCAGCAAGGCCCGATTCTGGCGGCGGCCGGCGCGAACGTGACCGTCTTCGACGCCTCCGATGCTCAGCTCGAGCGTGACCGCGAGGTCGCCGAGCGCGAGGGCCTCGAGCTGCGCACCGTGCGCGGCGACATGCGCGACTTGAGCGTCTTCGACGACGCCTCGTTCGACCTCATCGTCCACCCCTGCTCCAATGTCTTCGTCGAGGAGATTCGCCCCGTGTGGCGCGAGGCGTACCGCGTGCTCCGCCCCGGCGGCGAGTTGCTCAGCGGGTTCACCAACCCGATTACCTACTGCTTCGAATGGGCGTCCGTCGAGGCGGGTGATCCGCAGATTCGCTACGGCTTGCCCTACCGCACAGCCGACCACCTCGACGGCGCATTCGAGGCGAAATCGGTCGCCGACGGCGACCCACTCGAGTTCAGCCACACCCTCGAAGACCAACTCGGCGGGCAAATCGACGCCGGTTTCGCCATCGTCGGCTATTATGCAGACAAGTGGGGCTCGGGCGACTTCCCCGATCCGTATTTCGACGGGTTCGCCGCGACACGTGCGCTCAAGCTGCGTCGATAA
- a CDS encoding PAS domain-containing protein produces MSVFPNRDNIEEYLDSLEQQVADLQEENELLEKENQLLRKRLQRAQASRGGGAAGSASRSRGRSDDSDSPSTLPGVKMHELRDAAAKAGIRTKDNDWRAPNLNQASAVEHHHGRRDELRSATLGRPLQPSEFDSPEPSRPSGGAPPVDLGYVNRVGADELDDLPYGLVVLDREGNVLFYNETESRYAGYKPEHVVGKNFFQDVAPCTRVKEFEGRFRQFVDGELGRVTFFDFAFHFESGTQDVTIALSQGRYKGQVNVMMMRR; encoded by the coding sequence ATGAGCGTCTTCCCCAATCGCGACAATATCGAAGAATACCTCGACTCGCTCGAGCAGCAGGTCGCCGACCTGCAGGAGGAGAACGAGCTCCTCGAAAAGGAGAATCAATTGCTGCGAAAGCGCCTGCAGCGAGCGCAGGCAAGCCGCGGCGGAGGCGCTGCCGGCTCGGCGTCCCGCAGCCGTGGGCGCTCGGACGACAGTGACTCGCCGTCGACGCTGCCCGGCGTCAAGATGCACGAGCTGCGCGATGCGGCCGCCAAGGCGGGCATTCGCACGAAGGACAACGACTGGCGCGCCCCGAACCTCAACCAGGCGTCGGCGGTCGAACACCACCATGGGCGTCGCGATGAACTCAGGTCCGCTACGCTCGGTCGTCCGTTGCAGCCGAGCGAATTCGACAGCCCCGAGCCGTCGAGGCCGAGCGGGGGCGCACCGCCCGTCGATTTGGGCTACGTCAACCGCGTCGGCGCCGACGAACTCGACGACCTGCCGTACGGTCTGGTCGTGCTCGACCGCGAAGGCAACGTCTTGTTCTACAACGAGACCGAGTCGCGCTACGCCGGCTACAAGCCCGAGCACGTCGTCGGAAAGAACTTCTTTCAGGACGTGGCTCCCTGCACTCGCGTCAAGGAGTTCGAAGGGCGATTCCGCCAATTTGTCGATGGCGAGTTGGGCCGGGTGACCTTCTTCGACTTCGCTTTTCACTTCGAGAGCGGCACCCAGGACGTGACCATCGCCCTGAGTCAGGGACGCTACAAAGGGCAGGTCAACGTGATGATGATGCGCCGCTGA
- a CDS encoding hydrogen peroxide-inducible genes activator: MTPTLRQLEYIVALADTGQFIEAAKQCAVSQPALSKQVREVEDMLGVELFERARPRVLMTPAGEEIVRRARLMLAEARELVSAASAYAGKPHGLVRLGVIPTIAPYGLPGLLATLRRIYPEVSFAIHELQTDVLLDELRGGAIDLGLLARPFDNAGLSGPDLIVEPFVFVAPTDHPLSTPESIETCDVAGASLILMEDGHCLRDQAIEVCAAAGPPPATSVTAASVATLVRMVESGLGATLLPASALSTELRSGQGLVARSFGDSPPGRTLTLQWRSTSPSEAWFLDIADVLRDHYLELNATIPDVAGPKPQMRAVDWDEPQS; the protein is encoded by the coding sequence ATGACACCGACACTACGACAACTCGAGTATATCGTCGCCCTGGCCGATACGGGCCAATTCATCGAAGCTGCCAAGCAGTGTGCCGTGAGCCAGCCGGCGCTGAGCAAGCAGGTTCGTGAGGTCGAGGATATGCTGGGGGTCGAGCTCTTCGAGCGGGCGCGGCCGAGGGTGCTGATGACCCCCGCCGGCGAAGAGATCGTCAGGCGGGCGCGGCTGATGCTCGCCGAGGCGCGCGAGTTGGTGAGCGCGGCCAGCGCTTACGCCGGCAAGCCCCACGGGCTGGTGCGTCTCGGCGTCATTCCGACGATCGCCCCGTACGGCCTCCCCGGCCTGCTGGCGACGCTTCGTCGCATCTACCCGGAAGTCTCCTTTGCCATCCACGAGCTGCAGACCGACGTGCTCCTCGACGAGCTTCGAGGCGGCGCGATCGACCTGGGGCTGCTCGCACGTCCGTTCGACAATGCAGGGCTGTCGGGCCCCGACCTGATCGTCGAACCGTTTGTGTTCGTCGCGCCCACCGATCATCCGTTGAGCACGCCCGAGTCGATCGAAACCTGCGACGTCGCCGGGGCGAGCCTCATCCTCATGGAGGACGGCCACTGCCTGCGCGACCAAGCCATCGAGGTATGCGCAGCGGCCGGGCCGCCTCCGGCGACCTCGGTCACCGCCGCGAGTGTGGCGACGCTCGTGCGGATGGTCGAGAGCGGGCTGGGCGCGACGCTCTTGCCGGCGAGCGCGCTCAGCACCGAGCTGCGCTCCGGCCAGGGGCTGGTGGCGAGGAGCTTCGGCGACTCCCCGCCCGGACGCACGCTCACTCTGCAGTGGCGCTCCACCTCGCCCAGCGAGGCGTGGTTCCTCGACATTGCGGACGTGCTTCGGGATCACTACCTCGAGCTCAACGCGACGATCCCAGATGTCGCCGGACCGAAGCCGCAGATGCGCGCCGTCGATTGGGACGAGCCTCAATCGTAG
- a CDS encoding roadblock/LC7 domain-containing protein: MSASPRATTRSPASPILEEALHRTPDIEGMVLLQAKGEVLAVAGAHTDKRRQLASFAVGVFELSTRLATESGRGDVEFHLMRTDDGHMAIHQVGEDRFLFSLAAAEAPLGLVTHDLGWCADRLSRTR; the protein is encoded by the coding sequence ATGAGCGCTTCTCCCCGAGCTACGACACGTTCGCCGGCCTCTCCCATCCTCGAGGAGGCCCTCCATCGCACCCCGGACATCGAGGGTATGGTCTTGCTTCAAGCCAAGGGCGAGGTGCTCGCCGTGGCCGGTGCACACACCGACAAGCGGCGCCAACTCGCCTCGTTTGCCGTCGGCGTCTTCGAGTTGTCGACGCGTCTGGCGACCGAATCGGGCCGCGGCGACGTCGAGTTCCACCTGATGCGCACCGACGACGGCCACATGGCGATTCACCAGGTCGGCGAGGACCGGTTCCTCTTCAGCCTGGCCGCCGCCGAAGCCCCGTTGGGCCTGGTCACCCACGACCTGGGCTGGTGCGCAGACCGGCTGTCCCGCACTCGCTGA
- a CDS encoding esterase/lipase family protein, producing MPDDSDNKPDHLRGTSQLTVEAVLAVVDIVEAMHRTISTFGGLLAGGQLDRTTGLTGMVYRNIRAVTNLVGAGIDVALEEFAERLNESGPTSANESLLAAVNGVLGDYLVATDNPLAIPMEFRQDGRAVSADDAKLHAAVRKAGGRVLLMVHGSSSNDLQWLRKGHDHGQALAEELGYVPIYLRYNSGRHISENGADLAALLDGFTAELPELTELSILAHSMGGLVARSACHYAEEAGHAWRERLRNLVFLATPHHGALLERSGNWLHQILQISAYSAPISRLAKIRSAGVTDLRYGNLVHEDWRDCERFELSTDCRQPVPLPKGVACYAVAATTAATSTYVTDHVVGDGLVQLDSALGRHEDPKYDLGLDEAHQFVARRCSHLDVLCKPEVYEVLGNWLTSRKPA from the coding sequence GTGCCCGACGACTCTGACAACAAGCCGGACCACCTGCGCGGGACGAGCCAACTGACCGTCGAGGCGGTCTTGGCGGTCGTCGACATCGTCGAGGCGATGCACCGCACCATCTCGACGTTTGGCGGGCTCTTGGCCGGCGGTCAACTCGACCGCACCACCGGCCTCACCGGCATGGTCTACCGGAATATCCGAGCCGTCACGAACCTCGTGGGCGCAGGTATCGACGTCGCGCTCGAGGAGTTCGCCGAGCGGCTCAACGAATCGGGGCCGACCTCGGCAAACGAGTCCTTGTTGGCTGCGGTCAACGGAGTGTTGGGCGACTACCTCGTCGCCACCGACAACCCCTTGGCCATTCCGATGGAGTTTCGCCAGGACGGCCGCGCCGTATCGGCCGACGACGCCAAACTGCACGCCGCGGTGAGAAAAGCGGGCGGCCGGGTCCTGCTGATGGTCCACGGCTCGAGCAGCAACGACCTGCAATGGCTTCGCAAAGGCCACGACCACGGCCAGGCACTGGCCGAAGAGCTCGGCTACGTGCCGATTTACCTGCGCTACAACTCCGGCCGCCACATCTCCGAGAACGGCGCCGACTTGGCCGCCCTGCTCGACGGGTTCACCGCCGAGCTGCCCGAGCTGACCGAACTGAGCATCCTCGCCCACAGTATGGGCGGCCTAGTCGCCCGAAGCGCGTGCCACTACGCCGAAGAGGCCGGTCACGCGTGGCGCGAGCGCCTGCGCAACCTCGTCTTCTTGGCGACGCCTCACCACGGCGCGCTGCTGGAGCGCTCCGGCAACTGGCTGCACCAGATCCTGCAAATCAGCGCCTACAGCGCCCCCATTTCGCGGCTGGCTAAGATTCGAAGCGCCGGCGTCACCGACCTGCGCTACGGCAACCTCGTCCACGAAGATTGGCGCGACTGCGAGCGCTTCGAGCTCTCGACTGATTGCCGCCAGCCGGTACCGCTCCCCAAGGGCGTCGCATGCTACGCCGTCGCAGCCACGACGGCCGCCACGTCCACCTACGTCACCGACCACGTCGTCGGCGACGGCCTCGTCCAACTCGACAGCGCGCTGGGGCGCCACGAGGACCCCAAATACGACCTCGGCCTGGACGAAGCCCACCAGTTCGTCGCCAGGCGCTGCAGCCACCTCGACGTGTTGTGCAAACCGGAGGTGTACGAGGTGCTCGGAAACTGGCTCACCTCCCGCAAACCCGCATAA
- a CDS encoding synaptic vesicle VAT-1 family membrane protein, with protein sequence MSDGKEREQGQDARREEPPGPRPKVREKVVIHSAGSYDKLQIEREPVPRLQADEVLVEVEAAGVNYADVLVRMGLYQSAKDFVGWPITPGFEVAGRIVEVGPDVDDVEVGREVCAVSRFGAYTSHLVTRRPYIFDKPASMSFAQAAGLPTVFITAWYALLELAHPRPGARVLVHSAAGGVGGSLVQLAKIADCEVVGVVGGTHKIETAREHGADHVIDKSTQDLWAEAERLAPQGYDVILDANGVATLGDSYEHLRRGGKLVIYGFHTMMPRRGGKPNWLKLISGWLRTPRFNPLDMTNAGKSVLAFNLSYLFDRTDMLAEAVDDLQRWIGEGSIKPAPVTTYPLQEVGRAHADIESGQTVGKLILVPE encoded by the coding sequence ATGAGCGATGGGAAGGAGCGAGAGCAAGGCCAAGACGCGCGTCGAGAGGAGCCGCCAGGGCCCCGACCGAAGGTGCGCGAGAAGGTCGTCATCCACTCGGCGGGCAGCTACGACAAGCTGCAAATCGAGAGAGAGCCGGTGCCCCGGCTCCAAGCCGACGAGGTGCTCGTCGAGGTGGAGGCGGCCGGGGTCAACTACGCCGACGTGCTCGTTCGCATGGGGCTGTACCAGTCGGCCAAGGACTTCGTCGGCTGGCCGATCACACCGGGGTTCGAGGTCGCCGGGCGGATTGTCGAGGTGGGGCCCGACGTCGACGACGTGGAAGTCGGCCGGGAGGTCTGCGCGGTGTCCCGGTTCGGTGCCTATACGAGTCACCTGGTCACGCGGCGCCCCTACATCTTCGACAAGCCCGCCTCCATGAGTTTCGCGCAGGCCGCCGGGCTGCCAACCGTCTTTATTACCGCCTGGTACGCGCTCCTCGAACTCGCCCATCCTCGCCCCGGCGCACGGGTCCTGGTGCATTCGGCGGCCGGTGGCGTCGGCGGCAGCCTCGTCCAACTCGCCAAGATAGCCGACTGCGAGGTCGTCGGGGTGGTCGGCGGCACGCACAAGATCGAGACCGCGCGCGAGCACGGCGCCGACCATGTGATCGACAAGTCCACCCAGGACCTGTGGGCCGAAGCCGAGCGCCTCGCCCCGCAGGGCTACGACGTCATCCTGGACGCCAACGGAGTCGCCACGCTCGGCGACAGCTACGAGCACCTGCGCCGAGGCGGCAAGCTCGTGATCTACGGGTTCCACACGATGATGCCCCGCAGGGGCGGCAAGCCCAATTGGCTCAAGCTCATTTCGGGGTGGCTTCGCACCCCGCGCTTCAACCCACTCGACATGACCAACGCGGGCAAGAGCGTGCTGGCCTTCAACCTGAGCTACCTCTTCGACCGCACCGACATGCTCGCCGAAGCCGTCGATGACCTGCAGCGCTGGATCGGCGAGGGCTCGATCAAGCCGGCTCCGGTCACCACGTACCCGTTGCAGGAGGTCGGCCGCGCCCACGCCGACATCGAGTCCGGGCAGACGGTGGGAAAGCTCATTCTGGTCCCCGAATAG